Proteins encoded in a region of the Mesoflavibacter profundi genome:
- a CDS encoding dihydrolipoamide acetyltransferase family protein: MARFELKLPKMGESVAEATITSWLKEVGDTIEADEAVLEIATDKVDSEVPSEVDGVLVEKLFNVDDVVNVGQTIAIIETDGDAPQTAAAPKTESTPEPEAAKEVAKTVEVAKETAEPITSNGDRFYSPLVKNMAKAEGISQSELDAIPGTGKDGRVTKNDMMAYLENRGSQPATTQAAPATPQKTEAPKAAPKTAAPVSVNGGDEIIEMTRMGKLIAHHMVESVQTSAHVQSFIEADVTNIWNWRKKVKNDFAKREGENLTFTPIFMEAVAKALRDFPLMNISVQGDTIIKKKNINLGMAAALPDGNLIVPVIKNADQLNLVGMTKQVNDLANRARQNQLKPDDIQGGTYTVTNVGTFGSVMGTPIINQPQVGILALGAIRKVPAVIETPEGDFIGIRYKMFLSHSYDHRVVNGALGGQFVQAVKNYLEAWDINREI, encoded by the coding sequence ATGGCAAGATTTGAACTAAAATTACCAAAAATGGGAGAAAGTGTTGCAGAAGCAACAATTACCTCTTGGCTTAAAGAAGTTGGCGATACAATTGAAGCAGATGAAGCAGTTTTAGAAATTGCGACAGATAAAGTAGATAGTGAAGTACCAAGTGAAGTAGATGGTGTTTTAGTTGAAAAATTATTTAACGTAGACGATGTTGTAAACGTTGGACAAACCATTGCAATTATAGAAACCGATGGTGATGCACCACAAACTGCTGCAGCGCCAAAAACAGAAAGTACACCAGAACCAGAAGCAGCTAAAGAAGTTGCAAAAACAGTTGAGGTTGCTAAAGAAACTGCAGAACCAATCACTTCTAACGGTGATCGCTTTTACTCGCCTTTAGTTAAAAATATGGCTAAAGCCGAAGGAATAAGCCAATCGGAATTAGACGCAATTCCTGGAACAGGTAAAGATGGTCGTGTGACTAAAAACGACATGATGGCTTACCTAGAAAATAGAGGTAGTCAACCTGCAACAACACAAGCTGCACCAGCAACACCACAAAAAACAGAAGCGCCAAAAGCAGCACCAAAAACTGCTGCGCCAGTTAGTGTAAATGGCGGTGATGAGATTATAGAAATGACCAGAATGGGCAAGTTAATTGCACATCACATGGTAGAGTCGGTACAAACTAGTGCGCACGTACAAAGTTTTATAGAAGCCGATGTGACTAACATCTGGAACTGGCGTAAAAAAGTTAAAAACGACTTTGCGAAGCGCGAAGGAGAAAACTTAACGTTTACACCAATTTTTATGGAAGCGGTAGCAAAAGCGTTACGCGATTTCCCTTTAATGAATATCTCTGTGCAAGGTGATACCATTATTAAAAAGAAAAACATAAACCTTGGTATGGCAGCAGCTTTACCAGATGGTAATTTAATTGTACCGGTTATTAAAAATGCAGACCAATTAAATTTGGTTGGTATGACTAAGCAAGTAAACGACTTAGCTAACCGTGCAAGACAAAACCAATTAAAACCAGACGATATACAAGGTGGAACATATACTGTAACTAACGTTGGTACGTTTGGTAGCGTTATGGGTACGCCAATTATTAATCAGCCACAAGTTGGTATCTTGGCTTTAGGCGCTATACGTAAAGTACCTGCAGTTATAGAAACACCAGAAGGTGACTTTATAGGTATACGTTACAAAATGTTCTTATCGCATAGTTACGACCATCGTGTGGTAAATGGTGCGCTTGGTGGACAATTTGTACAAGCAGTTAAAAACTATTTAGAAGCTTGGGATATTAATAGAGAGATTTAA
- a CDS encoding metallophosphoesterase → MTNLTRRKFIKRGILASLGLVLLDSLWFEKYVIEWNYFDISKSEKDKIKIIQISDLHFNQLRYFHKSIAKKINSIKPDLIFITGDSVDKTEKIKPLNKFLELIDNSIKKYAITGNWEYWGNVNLTKLKSIYSKNNCELLINENRTIFIKNREISIIGIDDFVGGSANFRKAVENIKETETNIILSHCPEYRDIITKQKGSLNIDLVLSGHTHGGQITFLGIVPFKPQGSGKYLKGWYKESEPKMYISKGIGTSILPIRLGARAEMVEMEI, encoded by the coding sequence ATGACCAACTTAACCAGAAGAAAATTTATTAAAAGAGGAATTTTAGCCTCACTTGGCTTAGTTCTTTTGGACTCACTTTGGTTTGAGAAATATGTAATTGAATGGAATTACTTTGACATCTCAAAATCAGAAAAAGATAAAATAAAAATTATCCAAATTTCGGATTTACATTTTAACCAATTAAGATACTTCCATAAATCTATTGCAAAAAAAATAAACTCAATAAAACCTGATTTAATATTTATTACTGGAGATTCTGTTGATAAAACAGAAAAAATAAAACCTCTGAATAAATTTCTTGAATTAATTGATAATTCGATTAAAAAATATGCGATAACAGGAAATTGGGAGTATTGGGGAAATGTAAACCTGACAAAACTTAAAAGTATTTATTCTAAAAATAATTGCGAATTACTGATAAACGAAAATAGAACAATTTTTATTAAAAACCGAGAAATCTCAATAATAGGAATTGATGATTTTGTTGGCGGCAGCGCAAATTTTAGAAAAGCAGTTGAGAATATAAAAGAAACTGAAACCAATATAATTTTATCACATTGTCCTGAATACAGAGATATTATTACAAAACAAAAAGGAAGCTTAAATATTGATTTAGTACTTTCTGGACATACTCACGGAGGACAAATAACATTTTTAGGAATTGTTCCTTTCAAACCTCAAGGAAGCGGAAAGTACTTAAAAGGTTGGTATAAAGAATCTGAACCGAAAATGTACATTTCAAAAGGAATTGGAACAAGTATTTTACCAATCCGATTGGGAGCAAGAGCAGAAATGGTGGAAATGGAAATATAA
- a CDS encoding glutaredoxin family protein, with translation MKNYLLLLLLTLFTIGANAQNDHKYVKLIEEIKGKRYELYIENTDSISYDIFLKVDTEDFRRSSERPILKTIPPKSKQRVLTMVILNGKEGKYTYTLIINEVAYALQFDKDFELLDTKLDEELKSKTVEIYTQNDCSICPDAKRILTKNKIGYKEYNIDQDTTHYNKLIKEFKALKPNSAVNHIPILKVDNKVYNQIESLEDFIEALRDGFN, from the coding sequence ATGAAAAACTACCTACTTCTTTTACTTTTAACCCTTTTTACCATTGGCGCTAACGCACAAAACGACCACAAATACGTTAAGCTTATTGAAGAAATTAAAGGCAAACGTTATGAGTTATATATAGAAAACACAGACTCTATCTCTTACGATATTTTTTTAAAAGTAGATACAGAAGATTTTAGACGCAGTAGCGAAAGACCAATTTTAAAAACCATACCGCCAAAGTCCAAACAACGTGTGCTAACTATGGTTATTTTAAACGGAAAAGAAGGTAAATACACCTATACGTTAATCATAAACGAAGTTGCTTACGCCTTACAATTTGATAAAGATTTTGAACTGTTAGATACCAAATTAGACGAAGAGTTAAAGTCTAAAACTGTTGAAATTTACACCCAAAACGATTGTAGTATTTGTCCTGACGCCAAGCGTATTTTAACCAAAAACAAAATTGGCTATAAAGAGTATAACATAGACCAAGACACAACGCATTACAACAAATTAATTAAAGAATTTAAAGCCTTAAAACCTAATAGCGCTGTTAACCATATCCCGATTTTAAAAGTGGACAACAAAGTATATAACCAAATTGAAAGTTTGGAAGATTTTATTGAAGCTTTGCGTGATGGGTTTAATTAA
- a CDS encoding 3'-5' exonuclease — MPLNLTKPLCFFDLETTGINITNDRIVEISILKVYPNGNKESKTWLVNPEMPIPAEVSAIHGITDDKVANEPTFKQLATEINNMIKDADLAGFNSNRFDIPLLAEEMLRADMDFDMKSRLAIDVQTIFHKMEQRTLSAAYKFYCDKTLENAHTAAADTLATYEVLEAQVERYEDLENNAKFLAEFSSRKRFADFAGFIAFNKEGQEVFSFGKHKGKLVTDVLETEPGYFGWLLNADFPLYTKKVLTAIKLRAFNNKLD; from the coding sequence ATGCCTTTAAATTTAACAAAACCACTTTGTTTTTTCGATTTAGAAACTACAGGTATTAATATTACTAACGATAGAATTGTCGAAATTTCAATTTTAAAAGTCTATCCAAACGGAAATAAAGAAAGCAAAACTTGGCTAGTTAATCCCGAAATGCCAATACCAGCAGAAGTCTCTGCAATACATGGTATAACTGATGATAAAGTAGCAAACGAGCCAACGTTTAAGCAACTTGCAACAGAGATTAACAACATGATTAAAGATGCAGATTTGGCAGGTTTTAATTCTAACCGTTTTGATATTCCGTTGTTAGCAGAAGAAATGTTACGTGCCGATATGGATTTTGATATGAAATCGCGCCTTGCGATAGATGTACAGACTATTTTTCATAAAATGGAACAACGTACTCTTAGCGCAGCGTACAAATTTTACTGTGATAAAACTTTAGAAAACGCTCATACTGCAGCAGCAGATACATTGGCAACTTATGAAGTGTTAGAAGCACAAGTAGAACGTTATGAAGATTTAGAAAACAACGCGAAGTTTTTAGCCGAGTTTAGCTCGCGCAAGCGTTTTGCTGACTTCGCCGGTTTTATTGCATTTAATAAAGAAGGACAAGAAGTGTTTAGTTTTGGGAAGCATAAAGGCAAATTAGTAACCGATGTTTTAGAAACCGAACCAGGTTATTTTGGATGGTTGTTAAATGCTGATTTTCCGTTGTACACTAAAAAAGTGCTAACAGCAATTAAGTTAAGAGCGTTTAATAATAAGTTGGATTAA
- a CDS encoding fumarylacetoacetate hydrolase family protein, with translation MKLICIGRNYTKHIEELQNERPTEPVVFIKPDTAILLKKQPFFIPDFSNDVHHEVEVLVKINRVGKHIDKKFAHKYYDQIGLGIDFTARDLQQKLKEKGLPWEKAKSFDGAAVIGNWIDKSEIEDVNAIKFSLKKNETTVQSGNTSHMLYKIDEIIEYVSKYFTLKIGDIIFTGTPEGVGKVVANDELKGYIEDKEMFSIKVK, from the coding sequence ATGAAATTAATCTGCATAGGTCGTAATTACACCAAACATATAGAAGAATTACAAAACGAGCGTCCAACAGAGCCAGTAGTGTTTATCAAGCCAGATACAGCGATACTGTTAAAAAAACAACCGTTTTTTATTCCGGATTTTTCAAACGATGTTCATCACGAAGTAGAAGTATTGGTAAAAATAAATCGTGTTGGAAAACATATAGATAAAAAGTTTGCGCACAAATATTATGACCAAATAGGTTTAGGTATAGATTTTACAGCAAGAGATCTTCAACAAAAATTAAAAGAAAAAGGATTACCTTGGGAAAAAGCAAAGTCTTTTGATGGTGCAGCAGTAATTGGTAATTGGATAGATAAGTCTGAAATTGAAGATGTTAACGCTATAAAATTCAGCTTAAAAAAGAACGAAACAACTGTACAAAGCGGAAATACAAGTCACATGCTCTATAAAATCGACGAGATTATCGAATATGTGTCTAAATATTTCACATTAAAAATTGGAGATATTATCTTTACAGGAACGCCAGAAGGAGTTGGCAAGGTAGTTGCTAATGACGAGTTAAAAGGTTATATAGAAGACAAAGAAATGTTTTCGATTAAAGTTAAATAA
- a CDS encoding Hpt domain-containing protein — protein MEQYYKLDKIKELADNDQDFIFALAQTFLEEVPADAAILQTAVQNQNYLLSYQTAHKMKPTVDMFELGVLDDLIEVQDWGKFEQTDKDVTNQLAKVLQAVENATKEIKEDFNL, from the coding sequence ATGGAACAGTACTACAAATTAGATAAAATTAAAGAACTAGCAGATAACGATCAAGACTTTATCTTTGCTCTAGCACAAACTTTTTTAGAAGAAGTTCCTGCAGACGCTGCTATATTACAAACTGCTGTACAAAACCAAAACTATTTATTATCATACCAAACAGCACACAAAATGAAGCCAACAGTAGACATGTTTGAACTTGGTGTGTTAGACGATTTAATAGAAGTTCAAGATTGGGGAAAGTTTGAACAAACAGATAAAGATGTCACCAATCAATTAGCAAAAGTACTTCAAGCAGTAGAAAACGCAACAAAAGAAATTAAAGAAGATTTTAATTTATAA
- a CDS encoding competence/damage-inducible protein A — protein MQAEIITIGDEILIGQIIDTNSAFIGKALNSIGVSVYQITSIQDEKEHLIKAFKEAEENADIIIVTGGLGPTKDDITKHTLTEYFNDTLVQNDLVLAHVEQLFEKYITTPISDLNRKQALVPSTCNVLMNKYGTAPGMWLEKGNKTFVSLPGVPYEMKALIEDEVLPKLAHKYKRPFILHKTILTYGLGESAIAERLEHIEDQLPKHIKLAYLPSLGRVRLRLSGKGNDEDVLSADIQTQVDTILPLIKDIFVGFEDNNNSIEQIIANQLVKTNQTLAIAESCTGGKLTQTFAQHSGASAYFKGGLVTYATQSKIDILGVDQAIIEEHSVVSEAVAKAMAINVREKLNADIGISTTGNAGPTKGDSDAEVGTVYIGFATKLGVKAYKFNMGNHRERVINKTVNKSLELLQKEIFEN, from the coding sequence ATGCAAGCCGAAATAATAACCATTGGAGACGAAATTCTCATTGGTCAAATTATAGATACTAACTCAGCATTTATCGGTAAAGCGTTAAATTCTATTGGTGTATCTGTATACCAAATAACCTCTATTCAAGACGAAAAAGAGCATCTAATTAAAGCCTTTAAAGAAGCCGAAGAAAATGCAGATATCATAATTGTAACAGGCGGATTAGGACCAACTAAAGACGATATTACTAAGCACACTTTAACCGAGTATTTTAATGATACATTGGTTCAAAACGATTTAGTATTAGCACACGTAGAGCAACTTTTTGAAAAGTACATAACAACACCAATTTCAGACTTAAACAGAAAGCAAGCGTTAGTACCATCAACCTGTAACGTACTAATGAATAAATATGGTACAGCTCCAGGAATGTGGTTAGAAAAAGGTAATAAAACATTTGTTTCCTTACCTGGCGTACCTTATGAAATGAAAGCGCTAATCGAAGATGAAGTATTGCCAAAACTAGCGCACAAATATAAAAGACCATTTATCTTACATAAAACCATTTTAACTTATGGTTTAGGAGAAAGCGCAATTGCCGAGCGTTTAGAACACATAGAAGACCAATTACCAAAACACATAAAATTAGCGTATTTGCCAAGCTTAGGTCGTGTACGTTTAAGATTATCAGGTAAAGGGAATGATGAAGATGTATTAAGTGCCGATATCCAAACACAAGTAGACACTATCTTACCACTAATAAAAGATATATTTGTTGGTTTTGAAGACAATAATAATAGTATAGAACAAATTATTGCCAATCAATTAGTAAAAACCAATCAAACACTAGCTATTGCCGAAAGTTGTACTGGCGGAAAATTAACCCAAACCTTTGCACAACATTCTGGTGCATCAGCCTATTTTAAAGGTGGATTAGTCACTTATGCAACACAAAGTAAAATAGATATTTTAGGTGTAGATCAAGCGATTATAGAAGAACATTCTGTTGTTAGTGAAGCTGTTGCAAAAGCTATGGCGATAAATGTAAGAGAAAAATTAAATGCAGATATTGGGATTTCAACAACAGGTAATGCAGGACCAACTAAAGGCGATTCAGATGCTGAAGTAGGAACCGTTTACATAGGTTTTGCAACAAAATTAGGTGTAAAAGCCTATAAATTTAATATGGGAAACCATAGAGAAAGAGTAATAAATAAAACAGTAAATAAGAGTTTAGAGCTGCTTCAAAAAGAAATTTTTGAAAATTAA
- the rpmB gene encoding 50S ribosomal protein L28, whose product MSRVCELTGKKAMVGNNVSHAMNKTKRTFGANLIKKRFYIPEEDKWVTLKISTSALKTINKIGISAALKKARANGFVK is encoded by the coding sequence ATGTCAAGAGTTTGTGAACTTACAGGAAAGAAGGCAATGGTTGGAAACAACGTGTCTCACGCAATGAATAAGACAAAGCGTACATTTGGAGCTAATTTAATTAAAAAACGTTTTTATATTCCTGAAGAAGATAAGTGGGTAACTTTAAAAATATCTACATCAGCGTTAAAAACAATTAATAAAATCGGTATCTCTGCTGCATTAAAAAAAGCCAGAGCTAACGGATTTGTAAAATAA
- the rpmG gene encoding 50S ribosomal protein L33, which yields MAKKGNRVQVILECTEHKESGKPGTSRYITTKNKKNTPDRMELKKFNPILKRMTVHKEIK from the coding sequence ATGGCAAAGAAAGGTAACAGAGTACAAGTAATATTAGAGTGTACAGAGCACAAAGAGTCTGGAAAACCAGGAACTTCTCGTTATATTACAACAAAAAATAAAAAGAACACGCCAGACAGAATGGAATTAAAGAAATTTAATCCAATCTTAAAGCGTATGACAGTTCACAAAGAAATTAAGTAA
- a CDS encoding DUF4295 domain-containing protein: MAKKSVATLQTGSKRLSKAIKMVKSPKTGAYMFVETIIAPDLVNDWLKK; this comes from the coding sequence ATGGCAAAGAAATCAGTAGCAACGTTACAGACAGGATCAAAAAGATTATCAAAAGCTATAAAAATGGTTAAGTCTCCAAAAACAGGAGCTTACATGTTTGTAGAAACTATTATAGCGCCAGACTTAGTAAACGACTGGTTAAAAAAATAA
- the ftsY gene encoding signal recognition particle-docking protein FtsY, translated as MSFFKKIFSSEKKETLDKGLEKSSTSFLGKLSKAVAGKSKVDDDVLDNLEEVLVTSDVGVNTTLKVIERIEARVAKDKYLGTDELNRILREEIAGLLSETNSGEDTEYTIPNLPAQQNGQKTPYVLMVVGVNGVGKTTTIGKLAYQFKKKGLKVVLGAADTFRAAAIDQLQVWADRVDVPMVRQEMGSDPASVAFDALQSGVSQDADVIIIDTAGRLHNKINLMNELTKVKRVMQKVVGDAPHDVLLVLDGSTGQNAFEQAKQFTAATEVTSLAVTKLDGTAKGGVVIGISDQFQIPVKYIGVGEGIEDLQVFNKYEFVDSFFK; from the coding sequence ATGAGTTTTTTTAAAAAAATCTTTTCTTCAGAAAAAAAGGAAACCTTAGATAAAGGTTTAGAAAAGTCTAGTACTAGCTTTTTAGGTAAGCTAAGTAAAGCAGTTGCAGGAAAATCTAAAGTAGATGATGATGTTTTAGATAACCTGGAAGAAGTTTTAGTAACTAGTGATGTTGGTGTAAACACAACATTAAAAGTTATAGAGCGAATAGAAGCGCGTGTAGCTAAAGATAAATATTTAGGTACAGATGAATTAAACAGAATCTTGCGTGAAGAAATTGCAGGGTTGTTATCCGAGACCAATTCTGGAGAAGACACAGAATACACAATACCAAATTTACCAGCACAACAAAACGGACAAAAAACACCTTATGTATTAATGGTTGTAGGTGTAAATGGTGTTGGTAAGACAACAACCATAGGTAAATTAGCCTATCAGTTTAAAAAGAAAGGACTTAAAGTGGTGCTTGGTGCAGCAGATACCTTTAGAGCAGCAGCAATAGATCAATTACAAGTTTGGGCAGATAGAGTAGATGTGCCAATGGTAAGACAAGAAATGGGATCTGATCCAGCAAGTGTTGCTTTTGATGCTTTACAGTCTGGTGTCTCTCAAGATGCAGATGTTATTATTATAGATACTGCAGGTCGTTTACATAATAAAATTAACTTAATGAACGAATTAACTAAAGTAAAACGTGTGATGCAAAAAGTAGTTGGTGATGCGCCACATGATGTACTATTGGTTTTAGATGGTAGTACAGGACAAAATGCTTTTGAGCAAGCCAAACAATTTACAGCAGCGACAGAAGTAACAAGTCTTGCGGTGACCAAATTAGATGGTACAGCAAAAGGTGGTGTTGTTATAGGTATAAGTGACCAATTTCAAATACCAGTAAAATATATAGGTGTTGGAGAAGGTATAGAAGATTTACAAGTTTTTAATAAATATGAATTTGTAGATTCTTTCTTTAAATAG
- a CDS encoding amidase family protein, producing the protein MKLAKLLIVFLFLFNSCKENNKTVKEDEVENDISSISTKDFREFKVLDSKYISNTSIWEQLNSQLEDFSEENYEQLKPLILDQDIPTLQQHIIDGKLTYERLTKFYLFRIRKFDRENDLALNSVIAVNPNVIMEARVLDEVDDQDINLRHAIYGMPILLKDNINTSDMVTTAGAVALKNNKTEDASIVKRLKEKGALILGKANLSEWAYFFCGDCPSGYSAIGGQTLNPYGRRVIDTGGSSSGSGVAVAANFCVAAVGSETAGSILSPASQNSVVGLKPTIGIVSRSGIVPISSTLDTAGPMSKNVIDNAILLDALVGFDAADSKSIETGSSTINYDELKNISVEKKRLGAIKSLMKDSLYLRAVNDLKTIGFEVVEIEMDNVELPDFIRLLNLDMQKDLPEYFNTYADASLGFKTIDDIIDFNKKDSLNIMPYGQKLFEGVVADKASVNELESIKEKLKTNGKLFFDKPMEASNLDVILSINNYHAAHAAVAEYPALTVPMGYAENGAPKGITFIGKPLTENQLLQIGFAFENKTKYRQSPKELN; encoded by the coding sequence ATGAAACTAGCTAAACTCTTAATTGTATTTCTTTTTTTATTTAATAGTTGTAAAGAAAATAATAAAACTGTAAAAGAAGACGAAGTTGAAAATGATATAAGTTCTATTTCTACAAAAGATTTTAGAGAGTTTAAAGTTTTAGATTCTAAATACATATCTAATACTTCAATTTGGGAGCAATTAAATTCACAATTAGAAGATTTTTCAGAAGAAAATTATGAACAATTAAAGCCATTAATTTTAGACCAAGATATACCAACGCTTCAGCAACATATTATTGATGGCAAACTAACTTATGAGCGTCTTACAAAATTCTACTTATTTAGAATTAGAAAATTTGATAGAGAAAATGATTTAGCATTAAATTCGGTAATAGCTGTCAATCCTAACGTAATAATGGAAGCTAGAGTTTTAGATGAAGTTGATGATCAAGATATAAATTTAAGACATGCTATTTACGGTATGCCAATTCTTTTAAAAGACAATATCAATACATCAGATATGGTAACTACTGCTGGTGCTGTTGCTTTAAAAAATAATAAAACCGAAGACGCATCAATTGTTAAACGATTAAAAGAAAAAGGCGCGTTAATTTTAGGTAAAGCTAATTTAAGTGAATGGGCATATTTTTTCTGCGGAGATTGTCCTAGCGGTTATAGTGCAATTGGTGGACAAACATTAAATCCATACGGTAGAAGAGTTATTGATACAGGCGGATCTAGTTCTGGTAGTGGTGTAGCAGTAGCAGCTAACTTTTGTGTTGCAGCTGTTGGTAGTGAAACTGCAGGATCTATTTTATCGCCAGCTAGCCAAAACTCGGTTGTAGGCTTAAAACCTACTATTGGTATAGTAAGTAGAAGTGGTATTGTACCTATTTCATCTACACTAGATACAGCAGGACCAATGTCTAAAAATGTAATTGACAATGCTATACTTTTGGATGCTTTAGTTGGTTTTGATGCTGCTGATAGTAAATCTATTGAAACTGGTTCAAGTACTATAAATTATGATGAATTAAAAAATATTTCTGTAGAAAAAAAACGTTTAGGAGCAATTAAATCTCTTATGAAAGATTCTTTATACTTAAGAGCTGTAAACGATTTAAAAACTATTGGTTTTGAAGTTGTAGAAATAGAAATGGATAACGTTGAATTACCAGATTTTATCAGACTACTTAATTTAGATATGCAAAAAGACTTACCAGAATACTTTAATACATACGCTGATGCATCTTTAGGCTTTAAAACTATAGATGATATTATCGATTTCAATAAAAAAGATTCATTAAACATTATGCCTTACGGACAGAAGTTATTTGAAGGTGTAGTTGCTGATAAAGCTTCAGTTAATGAACTGGAGTCTATTAAAGAAAAATTAAAAACCAATGGTAAACTATTTTTTGATAAACCTATGGAAGCAAGTAATTTGGATGTGATTTTGTCAATTAATAATTATCATGCTGCACATGCAGCTGTAGCAGAATATCCTGCATTAACAGTTCCAATGGGATATGCAGAAAATGGAGCGCCTAAAGGAATAACTTTTATAGGAAAACCTCTAACTGAAAATCAGTTATTACAAATAGGTTTTGCTTTTGAAAACAAGACAAAGTATCGTCAGTCACCAAAAGAACTTAATTAA
- a CDS encoding serine hydrolase domain-containing protein, translating to MKKLLFLFSFSFLILNCSSNDNNQIDETPTTNEESLYFPPINSDTWETKTLAEAGWNESQLQPLLDFLDEKNTKGFIMLHNGKIVVESYMNGHNANSIWYWASAGKTLTATVSGIAQDEGFLNIENKVSDYLGTGWTSAELNKENLITCKHLLTMTSGLDDETGDDVSPENLQYLTDAGSRWAYHNVYVKMQDVVAQATGQDWDTYFNEKLRDKIGMTGSWVDLNALSVYWSNTRSMARFGLMTLANGKWEDQQIISESYTNQATNTSQDINLAYGYLWWLNGKSSFHLPTTQVEFTGELIPNAPADMFAGLGKNDQKVYVVPSKNLVVIRMGEVANVDNPTFGLSSFDNELWEKINAVIN from the coding sequence ATGAAAAAACTGCTTTTTCTATTTTCATTTTCTTTTTTAATACTGAATTGCAGCAGTAATGACAATAATCAAATTGATGAAACACCAACTACCAATGAAGAGAGTTTATATTTTCCACCTATAAATTCAGACACTTGGGAAACTAAAACTTTAGCTGAAGCAGGTTGGAATGAAAGCCAACTTCAACCGTTATTAGATTTTTTAGATGAAAAAAACACAAAAGGTTTTATCATGCTTCATAATGGTAAAATAGTTGTCGAGTCTTATATGAATGGTCATAATGCCAATAGTATTTGGTATTGGGCAAGCGCTGGTAAAACATTAACCGCAACTGTTTCAGGTATTGCTCAAGATGAAGGTTTTTTAAATATTGAAAATAAAGTTTCTGATTATCTTGGTACAGGCTGGACAAGTGCTGAATTAAACAAAGAAAACCTTATTACATGCAAACATTTATTAACGATGACTTCTGGTTTAGACGATGAAACTGGAGATGATGTTTCTCCTGAAAATCTTCAATATTTAACAGATGCAGGTTCGCGTTGGGCGTATCATAATGTGTATGTTAAAATGCAAGATGTTGTCGCACAAGCTACAGGACAAGATTGGGACACCTATTTTAATGAAAAATTACGTGATAAAATTGGGATGACTGGTAGTTGGGTAGATTTAAATGCGTTAAGTGTGTATTGGAGTAACACACGAAGTATGGCTAGATTTGGTCTAATGACGTTAGCAAATGGTAAATGGGAAGACCAGCAAATTATTAGTGAAAGCTACACTAATCAAGCGACAAACACATCTCAAGACATTAATTTAGCTTATGGTTATTTATGGTGGTTAAACGGAAAATCCAGTTTTCACTTACCAACAACACAAGTTGAATTTACAGGTGAATTAATCCCAAATGCACCAGCTGATATGTTTGCTGGTTTAGGTAAAAATGATCAAAAAGTTTACGTTGTACCAAGTAAAAACTTAGTAGTCATAAGAATGGGTGAAGTTGCAAATGTTGACAACCCAACGTTTGGTTTGTCTAGTTTTGATAATGAGCTTTGGGAAAAAATTAATGCGGTAATTAATTAA